One genomic window of Medicago truncatula cultivar Jemalong A17 chromosome 1, MtrunA17r5.0-ANR, whole genome shotgun sequence includes the following:
- the LOC11422982 gene encoding serotransferrin: MGSPEAAAPISENGVGGHGNGRANAPNDPATDDGGVRWCAVRDEVKECQSFVGVISQLTGYVWKCIQKEKAQDCLESIKKGEADLVNLEAGLAYIAFINYSMKAIANEIYYDRSKTYEAVAVVNRRVCENNEKISLMDFKGHKSCHGGYSTVAGWNYPINHIKNLFNDEKMNDKEIATSFFSRLCAPSEVEGFDTCNVCGKENETCNETGLYYGHSGAFRCLVEELGDIAFVKGDTALFYSMEGPHNQSWSTKSLRDFMYLCPKGGCREINGYPADCSFGTVSANVIMAHNSMPNKKRMYVLETLTNTSLVDALYSPIDIRNNLFSPSTQGLDMIKRVTKLYLGKSASISHIIQKLNVPEDKATSHTTDNVPDEPPSSSHVCCSQVITMLSPLMLLLVLRMFSPK; the protein is encoded by the exons ATGGGGTCTCCCGAAGCTGCAGCTCCAATATCGGAAAATGGGGTGGGAGGCCATGGAAATGGGAGGGCCAACGCACCCAATGATCCGGCGACAGATGACGGCGGAGTGAGGTGGTGCGCGGTGAGGGACGAAGTGAAAGAGTGTCAGTCATTTGTTGGTGTTATTAGCCAACTAACAGGCTACGTGTGGAAATG CATCCAAAAAGAGAAAGCCCAGGATTGTCTAGAGTCAATCAAGAAAGGAGAAGCAGATTTGGTGAACTTAGAAGCAGGTCTTGCTTACATTGCATTCATCAACTATTCAATGAAAGCCATAGCCAATGAGATCTATTATGATCGTTCCAAAACCTATGAAGCTGTTGCAGTTGTAAACAGAAGGGTATgtgaaaacaatgaaaaaatcaGTTTAATGGACTTCAAAGGTCACAAGTCTTGCCATGGAGGTTACTCCACAGTAGCAGGATGGAACTACCCCATCAATcacattaaaaatttatttaatgatgaaaaaatgaatgataaGGAAATCGCAACTAGTTTCTTCTCACGACTTTGTGCACcatcagaggttgaaggttttGATACATGTAATGTATGTGGCAAAGAGAATGAAACCTGCAATGAAACAGGCTTGTATTATGGCCACTCAGGAGCTTTTAGGTGTCTAGTAGAGGAGTTGGGAGACATTGCTTTTGTCAAGGGTGATACTGCCTTGTTCTATTCTATGGAGGGACCTCATAACCAATCATGGTCAACAAAGTCTCTTAGGGACTTCAT gtaTCTTTGCCCTAAAGGGGGTTGCAGAGAAATCAATGGTTATCCTGCAGATTGTTC GTTTGGAACTGTTTCTGCAAATGTGATAATGGCACATAACTCAATGCCCAACAAGAAGAGAATGTATGTCTTAGAAACATTGACGAATACTAGTTTGGTGGATGCTCTTTATTCCCCAATCGATATTCGCAACAACCTATTTAGTCCAAG TACCCAAGGACTAGACATGATTAAAAGGGTCACGAAGTTGTATCTGGGGAAATCAGCTTCAATCTCACATatcatacaaaaattaaatgtcCCAGAAGACAAAGCCACTTCACATACAACAGATAACGTTCCAG ATGAACCACCTTCATCTTCACATGTTTGCTGTTCACAAGTGATAACGATGCTCTCACCCCTAATGCTATTATTGGTACTTAGAATGTTTTCTCCAAAATAA
- the LOC11427991 gene encoding uncharacterized protein slr1919, protein MATVTAPPSLPFVRATTTPSSKKKKNHSKQRALGNFGHFGQVVRKDMEFLKRGFNNGVAWANDAFRIPQIAKKVDDLVWLRNLEDPQATSFSTPSWPEPWYPGLSGVDLLMYDLKALEAYASYFYHLSKIWSKPLPETYDPQDVAHYFSARPHVVALRMLEVFSSFASAGVSIRTSGLRKFLPINAEGGMDDKTSEYNFGLVLKETMLNLGPTFIKVGQSLSTRPDIIGVEMSKALSELHDQIPPFPRTVAMKILEEELGAPLESFFSYISEEPVAAASFGQVYFARTTDGVNVAVKVQRPNLRHVVVRDIYILRLGLGLLQKIAKRKSDLRLYADELGRGFVGELDYTLEAANALKFREVHSSFSFMRVPKIFLHLSRKRVLTMEWMVGESPTDLISVSTGNSTEYSDRQKVDAKRRLLDLVNKGVEATLVQLLETGLIHADPHPGNLRCTSSGEIGFLDFGLLCQMEKRHQFAMLASIVHIVNGDWASLVNALIDMDMVRPGTNIRLVTMELEQALGEVEFKDGIPDVKFSRVLGKILSVAFKYHFRMPAYYTLVLRSLASFEGLAIAADKKFKTFEAAYPYVVRKLLTENSAATRKILHSVLLNRKKEFQWQRLSLFLRVGATRKALQLVTSNSETSPDQSPNKAAGTFDIAYLILTILPSKDGVALRRLLMTADGASIIRAMVSKEGKVIRQQLCKVIADALCQWMIKLCGQGVIDTQYPRVMLANGTSNKESGRSPRSSSPSYDYISIFRDRRLRVIFSKVVKSASSHKILMLRFCWSSLVIIITASALACHRVVLSLSEAYLGPIFDAPKRKRYAVIA, encoded by the exons ATGGCGACGGTGACAGCACCTCCTTCACTACCCTTTGTACGGGCCACAACGACACCGTCgagtaagaagaagaagaatcattCGAAGCAACGAGCACTTGGCAATTTTGGTCACTTTGGTCAAGTGGTTCGCAAGGATATGGAGTTTCTTAAAAGAGGATTTAACAATGGTGTTGCGTGGGCAAATGATGCTTTCCGCATTCCTCAAATTGCTAAGAAAGTTGATGACCTTGTCTGGCTTCGAAATCTTGAAGACCCTCAAGCTACTTCGTTTTCCACTCCTTCCTGGCCTGAGCCTTGGTATCCAG GACTGTCTGGAGTGGATTTGCTTATGTATGATCTGAAGGCCTTGGAAGCATATGCTAGTTACTTCTATCATTTGTCTAAGATTTGGTCAAAGCCACTGCCTGAAACTTATGATCCTCAGGATGTCGCTCACTATTTCAGTGCCAGACCCCATGTTGTGGCCCTTCGTATGCTCGAG GTATTTTCCTCCTTTGCCTCTGCTGGGGTCAGTATTCGGACTTCAGGGTTAAGAAAGTTTCTACCAATAAATGCAGAAGGGGGTATGGACGATAAAACATCTGAATATAATTTTGGGTTGGTTTTAAAGGAAACAATGCTTAATCTTGGCCCCACATTTATAAAAG TTGGTCAGTCGCTTTCCACAAGGCCAGATATCATTGGTGTTGAGATGTCCAAG GCATTGTCAGAATTGCATGATCAAATCCCTCCTTTTCCCAGGACTGTTGCTATGAAGATTCTTGAGGAAGAATTAGGAGCTCCCCTGGAATCATTTTTCAGCTACATTTCTGAGGAACCTGTAGCCGCTGCATCATTTGGTCAG GTTTACTTTGCCCGTACTACTGACGGTGTTAACGTTGCTGTAAAAGTTCAGCGTCCTAATTTGCGCCACGTGGTGGTGCGGGATATCTACATTCTTCGCCTTGGG TTGGGGCTGCTGCAAAAGATTGCCAAGAGAAAGAGTGACCTTCGCCTTTATGCTGATGAGCTTGGGCGAGGTTTTGTTGGTGAATTGGATTACACTTTAGAAGCAGCAAATGCATTGAAGTTTCGG GAAGTTCACTCGTCATTTTCTTTCATGCGCgtgccaaaaatatttttacatttaagTCGAAAGAGAGTTCTGACCATGGAGTGGATGGTTGGTGAAAGTCCAACAGATTTAATCTCTGTATCTACCGGAAACTCTACTGAATATTCAGATAGGCAAAAAGTAGATGCAAAAAGGCGTCTTCTTGATCTG GTCAATAAAGGTGTTGAAGCAACATTGGTTCAACTTCTTGAAACAGGCTTAATACATGCCGATCCACATCCTGGTAACTTGCGCTGCACTTCATCAGGAGAAATAGG GTTTTTGGATTTTGGTTTGCTCTGTCAAATGGAAAAAAGGCATCAATTCGCTATGCTGGCTTCAATAGTTCATATAGTAAACGGTGACTGGGCATCCCTTGTCAACGCTCTGATTGATATGGATATGGTGAGACCAGGGACAAATATCCGGCTTGTTACCATG GAACTGGAACAGGCCTTGGGGGAAGTAGAATTTAAGGATGGAATTCCTGATGTAAAGTTCAGTAGG GTTCTGGGAAAGATTTTGTCTGTAGCATTCAAGTATCATTTCCGTATGCCAGCATATTATACACTTGTCTTACGATCCCTAGCCTCTTTCGAAG GTTTGGCTATAGCTGCCGATAAAAAATTCAAGACTTTTGAAGCTGCCTACCCCTACGTTGTTCGGAAACTTCTAACAGAAAACTCAGCCGCAACAAGGAAAATATTGCATTCG GTACTTCTGAATCGGAAGAAGGAGTTCCAATGGCAAAGGCTTTCCTTGTTCTTGAGAGTAGGGGCAACTAG GAAAGCCTTGCAACTAGTAACTTCAAATAGTGAGACTTCCCCCGATCAATCACCAAATAAGGCCGCCGGTACGTTTGATATTGCATACTTGATCTTGACGATTTTACCATCCAAAGATGGTGTCGCTTTGAGAAGGCTTCTCATGACTGCT GACGGAGCTTCAATAATCAGAGCAATGGTCTCGAAGGAGGGAAAGGTCATCCGCCAACAACTTTGCAAGGTCATAGCCGATGCACTGTGTCAATGGATGATTAAATTATGTGGACAAGGAGTTATAGATACTCAATATCCAAGGGTGATGCTGGCTAATGGAACTAGCAACAAAGAATCTGGTCGATCTCCTCGATCATCCTCGCCTTCATATGATTATATTTCCATCTTTAGAGATCGGCGACTTCGGGTGATATTTTCTAAGGTTGTGAAATCTGCAAGCAGTCATAAAATACTGATGCTGCGGTTTTGTTGGTCTTCCCTTGTTATAATCATTACAGCTTCAGCTTTGGCATGCCATCGGGTTGTTCTGTCACTGTCTGAGGCTTACTTGGGCCCAATATTCGATGCACCTAAGCGTAAGAGATATGCAGTCATTGCATGA
- the LOC11427992 gene encoding rhomboid-like protein 19 has translation MSSPSLPVSQSQGTRTLSSVSVSGFTRLCKGLALVLVAAHAVLYFFPSALTYLALIPARTIPFAWNLITAGYVEQTVHGVVISIVCLLLIGKLLEPVWGPREFIKFIFIVNILTSLCIFITAIALYYITRQEIYLYTPLSGFHGVISGFLVSIKQIIPDQELPFVNIKMKWLPSIALLCSIALSFWIIEATTYLPTVIFGTYMSWIYLRYWQKKPETKLKGDPSEDFAFSTFFPEILRPVIDPIASIFHRMLCGRSDASNDAEDYDLGSEHLPGSDPIEASRRRERGARALEERLANERLATSRSAGELQTNAAGNV, from the exons ATGAGCTCGCCTTCTCTTCCCGTATCACAGTCACAG GGCACAAGAACGCTATCGTCTGTGTCGGTGTCTGGATTCACACGACTCTGCAAAGGTCTCGCTCTCGTTCTCGTTGCAGCCCACGCTGTTCTTTACTTCTTCCCTTCCGCTCTCACCTACCTCGCCCTCATTCCCGCCAG GACAATACCATTTGCCTGGAATCTCATTACAGCCGGTTACGTTGAACAAACTGTTCATGGG GTAGTTATCAGCATAGTTTGTCTTCTGTTGATTGGCAAGCTGCTTGAACCAGTATGGGGTCCCAGGGAATTTATAAAGTTCATCTTTATAGTTAACATCTTAACTTCTCTCTGCATTTTCATCACTGCTATTGCTTTGTACTACATTACAAGACAGGAGATTTATCT CTACACACCACTTTCTGGATTTCATGGAGTCATATCTGGCTTCTTGGTTAGCATCAAGCAAATTATACCAGATCAAGAGCTTCCTTTCGTCAATATAAAAATGAAG TGGCTACCATCTATCGCTTTATTGTGTTCTATTGCTCTGAGCTTCTGGATAATAGAGGCAACAACATATCTCCCAACTGTTATATTTGGTACATACATGAGCTGGATTTACCTGAGATACTGGCAGAAGAAGCCAGAAACAAAGCTTAAGGGTGACCCAAGTGAGGATTTTGCATTCTCTACATTTTTCCCAGAGATTTTAAG ACCAGTAATAGATCCTATTGCATCAATATTTCATCGAATGCTCTGTGGAAGATCTGATGCTTCTAATGATGCTGAAGATTATGATCTTGGAAGTGAACATTTGCCAGGTTCTGACCCCATTGAGGCATCTAGGAGACG AGAAAGAGGTGCCCGAGCACTGGAAGAAAGGTTGGCTAACGAGAGGCTGGCTACTTCGCGGAGTGCAGGGGAGTTGCAAACAAATGCTGCAGGAAATGTATAA
- the LOC11418409 gene encoding dehydrodolichyl diphosphate synthase CPT3 encodes MQKSAGSITSHLLGGLYCCLRRCIFAVLSAGPLPNHIAFIMDGNRRYARRRNMGEGDGHKAGFSALLSVLRYCYELGIKYVTVYAFSIDNFRRKPKEVQTFMELMREKIEELLQQESIINEYGVRLHFIGNMQLLTEPVRVAAEKAMRVTAHNQERVLLICVAYTSRDEIVHAVQESCKDKWNEIQPSKEDKVSNGEFTRINQGLKRNGLDLNFHNSCNENETKACSILHEEAEGAEEKDALLEQNVKKHDDNYSEGEITSCNGTVEITEERKYKQHQIASIKLVDIEKHMYMAVAPDPDILIRTSGEARLSNFLLWQTSACPLYAPKVLWPEIGLRHLVWAVLNFQRHHFYLEKKKKQF; translated from the coding sequence ATGCAGAAAAGTGCGGGAAGTATTACAAGCCACTTGCTTGGAGGTTTATATTGTTGTCTAAGAAGATGCATATTTGCCGTTTTATCAGCCGGCCCTTTACCGAATCATATTGCTTTCATCATGGATGGGAATCGAAGGTACGCTAGGAGGAGAAACATGGGAGAAGGTGATGGTCATAAGGCTGGATTTTCAGCTCTCTTGTCTGTCCTTAGATACTGTTATGAATTGGGAATTAAGTATGTAACTGTCTATGCATTCAGCATTGATAATTTCAGAAGGAAGCCTAAAGAGGTTCAAACATTCATGGAATTGATGCGGGAGAAGATTGAAGAGTTGCTTCAACAGGAAAGCATTATTAATGAATACGGCGTTAGATTACATTTCATTGGAAACATGCAACTATTGACCGAACCTGTCAGGGTTGCCGCAGAAAAGGCAATGAGAGTTACTGCACACAACCAAGAGAGAGTTCTTTTAATTTGTGTTGCTTATACTTCGCGCGATGAGATTGTGCATGCTGTTCAAGAATCCTGCAAGGATAAATGGAACGAAATTCAACCATCCAAGGAAGATAAAGTTTCCAATGGTGAATTTACAAGAATTAATCAGGGCCTGAAAAGAAACGGTCTTGATTTGAATTTTCACAATTCATGTAACGAAAATGAAACCAAAGCTTGTAGTATTCTACATGAAGAAGCAGAAGGTGCTGAAGAGAAAGATGCTTTGTTAGAGCAAAACGTTAAAAAACATGATGATAATTACAGTGAAGGTGAAATCACATCTTGCAATGGGACGGTTGAAATAACTGAAGAGAGAAAATACAAGCAGCACCAGATTGCTTCTATAAAACTAGTTGATATCGAGAAGCACATGTATATGGCAGTGGCACCTGACCCAGATATATTGATCAGAACTTCTGGAGAGGCACGTCTCAGTAATTTTCTTCTTTGGCAGACTAGTGCATGCCCTTTGTATGCACCAAAAGTACTTTGGCCTGAAATTGGTCTGAGACACTTGGTGTGGGCAGTATTGAACTTTCAGAGACACCATTTTTActtggaaaagaaaaagaaacagttTTGA
- the LOC11406985 gene encoding probable ubiquitin-conjugating enzyme E2 C isoform X1, giving the protein MEVRSNTTAEENSPVESAASRHRRSSSKKPLASPLPADTTSVSQRLQKELMALMMSGGDLGVSAFPDGENIFTWIGTIEGGKGTPYEGLSYKLSLHFPPNYPFKPPQVKFETTCFHPNVDQFGNICLDILQDKWSSAYDCRTMLLSIQSLLEEPNLESPLNNYAAELWNDKEDFKRMVHKQYLAGEAPAPAS; this is encoded by the exons ATGGAGGTCCGATCAAACACCACCGCCGAAGAAAATTCCCCTGTTGAATCAGCGGCCAGTCGCCATCGTCGATCATCCTCCAAGAAGCCTCTCGCTTCTCCTCTTCCTGCTGACACAACTTCCGTTTCTCAAAG ACTACAGAAGGAATTAATGGCTCTCATG ATGAGTGGAGGAGATCTTGGAGTATCTGCTTTCCCTGATggtgaaaatatttttacatgGATTGGCACAATTGAAGGTGGAAAAGGAACTCCTTATGAGGGTTTATCTTATAAACTTTCCTTACATTTCCCCCCCAACTATCCTTTTAAACCACCTCAAGTCAAGTTTGAGACGACGTGCTTTCATCCAAATGTTGACCAGTTTGGCAACATTTGTCTAGACATCCTTCAG GACAAGTGGTCTTCAGCTTATGACTGCAGAACTATGCTTCTGTCTATACAAAGTCTATTGGAAG AGCCTAACCTGGAGAGCCCTCTAAACAACTATGCTGCAGAGCTTTGGAATGATAAGGAAg ATTTCAAGAGAATGGTCCACAAACAGTATTTAGCTGGAGAAGCACCTGCACCTGCAAGTTGA
- the LOC11406985 gene encoding ubiquitin-conjugating enzyme E2 20 isoform X2 has product MCCWMSGGDLGVSAFPDGENIFTWIGTIEGGKGTPYEGLSYKLSLHFPPNYPFKPPQVKFETTCFHPNVDQFGNICLDILQDKWSSAYDCRTMLLSIQSLLEEPNLESPLNNYAAELWNDKEDFKRMVHKQYLAGEAPAPAS; this is encoded by the exons ATGTGTTGTTGG ATGAGTGGAGGAGATCTTGGAGTATCTGCTTTCCCTGATggtgaaaatatttttacatgGATTGGCACAATTGAAGGTGGAAAAGGAACTCCTTATGAGGGTTTATCTTATAAACTTTCCTTACATTTCCCCCCCAACTATCCTTTTAAACCACCTCAAGTCAAGTTTGAGACGACGTGCTTTCATCCAAATGTTGACCAGTTTGGCAACATTTGTCTAGACATCCTTCAG GACAAGTGGTCTTCAGCTTATGACTGCAGAACTATGCTTCTGTCTATACAAAGTCTATTGGAAG AGCCTAACCTGGAGAGCCCTCTAAACAACTATGCTGCAGAGCTTTGGAATGATAAGGAAg ATTTCAAGAGAATGGTCCACAAACAGTATTTAGCTGGAGAAGCACCTGCACCTGCAAGTTGA
- the LOC11415230 gene encoding tetraspanin-6, translated as MYRFSNTVIGLLNLLTLLASIPIIGAGLWMARSSTTCANFLQTPLLVIGFIVLVISLAGFIGACFHVACALWLYLVIMLLLIVALLGLTIFGFGVTSKGGGVEVPGRSYSEYHLTDYSPWLKKRIQDPRYWNTIKNCILGSKTCDKLASWTPLDYMQNDMSPIQSGCCKPPTACNYNMEAVMMTQDSDCYKWSNEPTLLCYECDSCKAGVLEDIRRNWHKLSVLTVTMLILLIGIYSIGCCAFRNARRAETDYPYGENRMTKVRPRWDYHCWRWLHDRKEQLY; from the exons ATGTATAGGTTCAGTAACACAGTGATAGGGCTCTTAAACTTGTTAACACTTTTAGCATCCATACCAATAATTGGAGCAGGACTATGGATGGCAAGGAGCAGTACAACTTGTGCAAATTTTCTCCAAACACCACTTCTTGTAATAGGTTTTATTGTACTTGTGATATCATTAGCTGGTTTCATTGGTGCTTGTTTTCATGTTGCATGTGCACTATGGTTGTACTTGGTGATTATGTTATTGCTAATAGTAGCACTATTAGGTTTGACTATATTTGGTTTTGGTGTGACTAGTAAAGGTGGTGGTGTAGAAGTGCCTGGTAGATCTTATAGTGAGTATCATCTTACAGATTATTCACCTTGGTTGAAGAAAAGAATACAAGATCCTCGTTATTGGAATACTATAAAGAATTGTATTTTAGGGTCTAAAACTTGTGACAAACTTGCCTCTTGGACCCCTTTGGATTACATGCAGAATGATATGTCTCCAATACAG TCAGGATGTTGTAAGCCACCAACTGCATGCAATTACAATATGGAAGCAGTGATGATGACACAAGACTCAGATTGCTACAAATGGAGCAATGAACCAACATTGCTATGTTATGAGTGTGATTCATGCAAAGCTGGTGTACTTGAAGACATAAGAAGGAATTGGCATAAGCTATCAGTTCTAACTGTCACAATGCTTATTTTGCTCATAGGGATTTATTCAATTGGATGTTGTGCTTTTAGAAATGCAAGAAGAGCTGAAACAGATTATCCATATGGTGAAAATCGGATGACCAAAGTTAGACCCAGATGGGATTACCATTG TTGGAGATGGTTGCATGACAGGAAAGAACAGCTTTATTAG